A genomic stretch from Desulfurococcaceae archaeon MEX13E-LK6-19 includes:
- a CDS encoding D-cysteine desulfhydrase family protein: MSLPTPLEKTVRLGKELGIDLYVKRDDVMELALGGNKVRKLEFILGDALSKGCDVLVTRGAFHSNHVRLTAAAARKAGLDVYLVLTPPGEPVFQGNVLLDRLFGAKILYASSYDEADELMEKIAGELRSRGKKPYVIPGGGASPHGVLGYVTASLEIIQQLHELGRKPDYIVHATGTGATQAGLILGLKLLGLDDVEVIGISVSRKASEVKERVSKLASETAKLLKADISVEPEDVTVFDDYVLGGYGVTPREIIKFIVTIARREGLLLDPVYTGKAMYGLVDLVEKGYIKKNSTVVFIHTGGTPILFQLSSVIEEYLRTETS; this comes from the coding sequence GTGTCTCTTCCCACTCCTCTTGAGAAGACCGTGCGTTTAGGAAAGGAGCTTGGCATTGATCTTTATGTTAAACGCGATGATGTAATGGAGCTTGCTCTCGGCGGTAACAAGGTTAGGAAACTAGAGTTTATTCTTGGCGACGCATTGTCCAAGGGATGCGATGTCCTTGTGACAAGAGGTGCCTTCCATTCTAACCACGTGAGACTTACTGCTGCAGCAGCTAGGAAGGCTGGGCTTGACGTATACCTCGTGCTAACGCCGCCTGGGGAGCCCGTGTTCCAAGGGAATGTTCTCTTGGATAGATTGTTTGGAGCAAAAATACTTTATGCAAGTAGTTACGATGAAGCCGATGAGCTTATGGAGAAAATTGCTGGTGAACTAAGGAGTAGGGGCAAGAAACCATACGTTATCCCAGGCGGCGGAGCATCACCGCATGGAGTACTGGGTTATGTGACAGCTTCTCTCGAAATAATCCAGCAACTCCACGAGCTCGGCAGGAAGCCTGACTACATAGTTCATGCCACTGGTACTGGTGCCACACAAGCAGGCCTCATACTTGGACTAAAACTCCTAGGGCTAGATGACGTAGAGGTTATCGGTATTAGTGTTAGTAGGAAAGCTAGTGAAGTGAAGGAAAGGGTTTCCAAACTAGCCAGCGAGACTGCCAAGCTGTTGAAGGCTGACATATCTGTTGAGCCCGAGGATGTTACTGTGTTCGACGATTATGTTCTCGGTGGCTATGGTGTGACTCCAAGAGAGATAATCAAGTTCATAGTCACTATAGCTAGAAGAGAGGGGCTGTTACTCGACCCTGTTTACACCGGGAAGGCAATGTATGGTCTCGTAGACCTTGTGGAGAAAGGATACATAAAGAAGAACAGTACTGTTGTGTTCATACATACTGGTGGTACACCGATACTATTC